In a genomic window of Halalkalibacillus sediminis:
- a CDS encoding ABC transporter ATP-binding protein: MSKEKILDVKDLRTSFFDDNGEIKAVDGVSFTVEKGKTIGIVGESGSGKSITALSILRLLENPGKIVGGEVLFKGKDLAKASEREMRGIRGNQISMIFQEPMTSLNPVYTVGQQIRETLKVHQGLGKNGGTKKGIELLKLVGIPSPEERIKAYPHELSGGMRQRVMIAMALACNPELLIADEPTTALDVTIQAQILELINELQEDMGMSVIMITHDLGVVAETCDYVAVMYGGKVVEFADIETLFKNPRHPYTVGLLKSLPRHDIDVDELEPIKGTVPSPREMPDGCRFANRCPFATDLCFNELPSLDEMKDGNEVRCWIYTDRWDGDPEVKVYEPERTS; the protein is encoded by the coding sequence ATGAGTAAAGAAAAAATTCTTGATGTAAAAGATTTGAGAACATCATTCTTTGATGATAATGGTGAAATAAAAGCAGTTGACGGTGTTTCTTTTACCGTTGAAAAAGGTAAAACTATCGGAATCGTTGGTGAATCCGGTTCAGGTAAAAGTATCACTGCTTTATCTATATTAAGATTATTAGAAAACCCAGGTAAGATTGTAGGCGGAGAAGTTCTTTTCAAAGGAAAAGATTTGGCTAAAGCTTCTGAAAGGGAAATGAGAGGTATCCGCGGGAATCAAATCTCGATGATTTTCCAGGAGCCTATGACTTCATTAAACCCTGTATATACGGTAGGACAACAGATTCGTGAAACACTGAAAGTCCACCAAGGTTTAGGTAAAAATGGCGGCACGAAAAAAGGAATCGAGCTATTGAAACTAGTTGGAATTCCTTCGCCTGAGGAGAGAATCAAAGCTTACCCACACGAATTATCGGGTGGAATGAGACAGCGTGTCATGATTGCAATGGCACTTGCTTGTAATCCAGAATTATTAATAGCAGACGAACCTACTACCGCTCTTGATGTTACGATTCAAGCTCAGATTCTTGAGTTGATCAATGAACTTCAAGAGGATATGGGAATGTCCGTTATCATGATCACGCACGATTTAGGTGTAGTTGCTGAAACGTGTGACTATGTAGCGGTTATGTACGGCGGTAAAGTAGTGGAGTTTGCGGATATTGAAACGTTATTCAAGAATCCAAGACATCCTTATACAGTTGGATTACTTAAGTCATTGCCACGTCATGATATTGATGTAGATGAACTAGAACCGATTAAAGGGACTGTTCCTAGTCCAAGAGAAATGCCTGACGGCTGTCGATTTGCTAATCGTTGTCCATTTGCAACGGATTTATGCTTCAATGAACTTCCATCATTGGATGAAATGAAGGATGGTAATGAAGTACGTTGCTGGATATACACTGATCGATGGGACGGCGATCCGGAGGTGAAAGTATATGAGCCAGAAAGAACTTCTTAA
- a CDS encoding ABC transporter permease, translating to MFKFVVRRLLQTIPVLFGVTILVFSLMHLTPGNPAHIIAGESAPQETVNQIEERLGLNDPLPVQYLDFLRDVVTFDFGNSWRTSLPVVDEIEPRFWITFELALYSTILSVFIGLFAGIISAVRHYTLSDIVIMIIALFGLSMPNFWLGLMLMRYISIDLGWLPATGWGSPEQVILPVITLGTAGAAIIARMTRSSMLDVITQDYIRTARAKGLKERVVVYRHALKNALIPVVTVVGLQFGAFLGGAVLTESVFAINGMGRLVIERIRARDFPVVQACVLIIALIFVFVNLLVDISYKFLNKRIDLD from the coding sequence ATGTTTAAATTTGTCGTACGTCGACTGCTTCAGACGATACCAGTATTGTTCGGTGTCACGATTCTTGTGTTCTCACTTATGCACTTAACTCCTGGTAACCCAGCTCATATCATTGCCGGAGAAAGTGCACCGCAAGAAACAGTGAATCAAATTGAAGAACGTCTAGGGTTAAATGATCCTTTACCAGTCCAATATTTGGACTTTCTAAGGGATGTAGTTACATTTGATTTTGGAAACTCTTGGAGAACAAGCTTACCAGTAGTTGATGAAATCGAACCTAGGTTCTGGATCACATTCGAGTTAGCTTTATATAGTACCATTTTAAGTGTATTCATCGGTCTGTTCGCAGGTATCATTTCAGCCGTCAGACATTACACGCTTTCGGACATTGTCATAATGATCATCGCGTTGTTTGGGCTATCCATGCCGAACTTCTGGCTAGGTCTGATGCTCATGCGTTATATCTCAATTGATTTGGGGTGGCTGCCAGCGACCGGTTGGGGTTCCCCGGAACAGGTTATATTGCCTGTTATCACATTAGGGACAGCAGGTGCGGCTATAATTGCCCGAATGACTCGTTCCAGTATGCTTGATGTAATTACGCAAGATTATATTAGAACAGCTCGTGCAAAAGGGCTGAAAGAAAGAGTAGTTGTTTATCGACATGCTTTGAAAAATGCTTTGATCCCGGTTGTTACCGTCGTAGGTCTACAATTCGGTGCTTTCTTAGGTGGTGCGGTACTGACTGAGTCAGTTTTCGCCATTAATGGAATGGGCCGCTTGGTCATCGAAAGAATCAGAGCGCGTGACTTCCCAGTCGTGCAGGCATGTGTATTGATTATCGCGCTTATTTTCGTGTTCGTGAACTTACTAGTAGACATTTCATACAAGTTCCTGAATAAACGAATCGATCTAGACTAA
- a CDS encoding ABC transporter permease, whose translation MASPQQVTYNNADKIESPRVRSMKAFYKKLKKNKAALIGGYLILFLVIVSIVGPFLTTQDPNDATNLADKLKTPSAEHWFGTDHLGRDIFTRVIHGMYITLGVGFFSVVLGSIVGVFIGIVSGYYGGKLDTFLMRCMDILLAFPGILLALAIVAVLGGSLINVVIAVAIFSIPGFARIVRGSTLATRKLEYVDAVRALGASDARIIAKHILPNVLSPIIVQATLRIATAILTATGLSFLGMGAQPPTPEWGAMLADGRAYIFDAGYIALFPGLAIVVVVLAFNIFGDGLRDALDPKMKN comes from the coding sequence ATGGCATCTCCGCAACAGGTTACATATAACAATGCGGATAAGATTGAAAGTCCTAGAGTTAGAAGCATGAAAGCTTTCTATAAGAAACTAAAAAAGAACAAAGCTGCGTTAATTGGAGGATACCTCATCCTATTTTTAGTGATAGTTTCAATTGTAGGTCCTTTTTTAACGACACAAGATCCGAATGATGCTACTAATCTTGCTGATAAGTTGAAAACGCCTTCAGCTGAACATTGGTTTGGAACTGATCACCTTGGTCGTGATATTTTTACCAGAGTAATTCATGGTATGTATATTACATTGGGGGTAGGTTTCTTTTCAGTTGTACTAGGTAGTATCGTTGGAGTCTTCATAGGTATTGTTTCTGGATATTATGGAGGAAAGTTAGATACATTCCTTATGCGTTGTATGGATATTCTACTTGCTTTCCCTGGTATTTTACTTGCTCTTGCAATTGTTGCTGTATTAGGTGGAAGCTTAATCAACGTTGTAATTGCTGTAGCAATATTCTCCATTCCTGGGTTTGCTAGAATCGTAAGGGGTTCTACCTTAGCTACTAGGAAGCTAGAATATGTTGATGCGGTTAGAGCGCTCGGAGCATCAGATGCCCGTATCATAGCGAAGCATATTTTACCTAACGTATTATCACCGATCATTGTACAAGCTACACTTAGAATAGCGACTGCTATCCTTACAGCTACAGGTCTTTCATTCCTTGGAATGGGTGCACAACCACCGACTCCAGAGTGGGGTGCAATGTTAGCTGATGGAAGAGCGTATATTTTTGATGCTGGATATATCGCACTGTTCCCAGGACTAGCAATAGTTGTTGTAGTATTAGCATTTAATATATTTGGAGATGGATTACGCGATGCGCTTGATCCGAAAATGAAAAATTAG
- a CDS encoding glutathione ABC transporter substrate-binding protein has product MKSNKLLWLMALMLMLSLVLAACAGDGEPEEDGSGDEGTSEDGSDEGSDEGEDTEGDSEEGSEGDAAASDNTLIINIPSDAVSLSTQGSNDVPSSNVAENIYETLTVQNENMEIEPGLAEDWEQVDDTTWEFYLREGVMFHDGTELTAEVVKANFDRLVDEEVASPRAFLFEAVESVEVVDDYTVSITTAYPYAPLLANLAHNGLGIMSQDIIEEDYAAMEEGDDPDSYINQNPVGTGPFKFESWTPGDKVVLSSNQEYWGEAPQIDGVEFQVIPETGARIANLETGAAHVADALGPDDVSRVDNTEGMSVLTQDSVSLSYVGFNVQKEPFDQKEVRQAVSMAIDPSQIVEGIYNGMGIPATGPLAPPVFGYDDSIEPLQYNLEEAQALLEEAGLGDGFETTIWTNDNPQRMDAAEYIQSALGEINIDVEIEVLEWGAYLERTANGEHDMFVLGWSTVTADADYGMYPLFHSSAVGAPGNRSFLENEELDALLEEGRRETDPEARQEIYSEAQEMLVDIAPMLYLHHQEYLLGVSDNVEGFSVDPTGIYQIKDVTIN; this is encoded by the coding sequence ATGAAGTCAAACAAATTACTTTGGCTAATGGCCTTAATGCTAATGTTATCATTAGTATTAGCTGCTTGTGCTGGTGACGGTGAACCAGAAGAAGATGGTTCCGGTGACGAAGGTACAAGTGAAGACGGATCTGACGAAGGTTCAGATGAAGGTGAAGACACTGAAGGTGACAGTGAAGAAGGTTCTGAAGGAGATGCTGCTGCTAGCGATAACACGCTAATCATCAACATCCCATCTGATGCTGTTTCTCTATCAACTCAAGGTTCTAACGATGTTCCATCAAGTAACGTTGCTGAAAACATCTATGAAACTTTGACTGTGCAAAACGAAAACATGGAAATCGAACCTGGTCTTGCAGAAGATTGGGAGCAAGTTGATGATACTACATGGGAATTCTACCTACGTGAGGGTGTTATGTTCCATGATGGTACTGAATTAACTGCAGAAGTAGTAAAAGCTAACTTTGACCGCTTAGTAGACGAAGAAGTTGCATCTCCACGTGCATTCTTATTCGAAGCTGTTGAATCTGTAGAAGTTGTTGATGACTACACAGTATCAATCACTACTGCATATCCATATGCACCACTACTAGCAAACCTTGCACATAATGGTCTAGGAATCATGTCCCAAGACATTATTGAAGAAGACTATGCAGCAATGGAAGAAGGAGACGATCCTGATTCTTATATCAACCAAAACCCTGTAGGTACTGGTCCTTTCAAATTTGAAAGCTGGACTCCAGGTGATAAAGTTGTACTATCTTCAAACCAAGAATACTGGGGTGAAGCTCCGCAAATCGATGGTGTTGAATTCCAAGTAATTCCTGAAACTGGTGCGCGTATTGCAAACCTTGAAACTGGTGCAGCTCACGTAGCAGATGCACTAGGACCAGATGATGTTTCTCGTGTTGACAATACTGAAGGTATGTCAGTATTAACTCAAGATAGTGTATCTCTATCTTATGTAGGTTTCAACGTTCAAAAAGAACCATTCGATCAAAAAGAAGTTCGTCAAGCCGTATCAATGGCAATTGACCCATCTCAAATCGTTGAAGGTATTTACAACGGAATGGGTATCCCAGCTACTGGTCCTTTAGCTCCACCAGTATTTGGTTATGATGACTCAATCGAGCCACTTCAATATAACCTTGAAGAAGCTCAAGCACTATTAGAAGAAGCTGGTCTAGGTGATGGTTTCGAAACAACTATCTGGACTAACGATAACCCACAACGTATGGATGCTGCTGAGTACATTCAGTCTGCTCTAGGCGAAATCAACATCGATGTTGAAATCGAAGTTCTTGAGTGGGGTGCTTACCTAGAAAGAACAGCTAATGGTGAACATGACATGTTCGTTCTTGGTTGGTCTACTGTAACAGCTGACGCTGACTATGGTATGTATCCATTATTCCACTCTTCTGCTGTAGGTGCGCCTGGTAACCGTTCATTCTTAGAGAATGAAGAATTAGACGCTCTACTTGAAGAAGGACGTCGTGAAACTGACCCAGAAGCACGTCAAGAAATTTATTCAGAAGCACAAGAAATGTTAGTTGATATCGCTCCAATGCTTTACTTACACCACCAAGAGTACTTGTTAGGTGTTAGTGACAACGTTGAAGGATTCAGCGTAGATCCAACTGGTATCTACCAAATCAAAGACGTAACTATCAACTAA